A window of Prolixibacter sp. SD074 contains these coding sequences:
- a CDS encoding biopolymer transporter ExbD, translating to MALRRRNKVNAGFSMSSMTDIVFLLLIFFMVTSTLISPNALKMLLPQSNNQTNAKPLTTISITKDLNYYVNNNGRLVKVNFSEIEPYLQETLQGKNDIYISLHAEKSVPIEQVVKVMNIAKRNHYKMILATSPEQTR from the coding sequence ATGGCATTACGTCGAAGAAATAAAGTGAACGCAGGTTTCAGTATGTCGTCAATGACGGATATTGTATTTCTATTGCTCATTTTTTTCATGGTCACATCGACCCTGATTAGCCCAAATGCGCTGAAAATGTTGCTTCCGCAGAGTAACAATCAAACCAATGCCAAGCCGCTTACGACGATTTCGATTACGAAAGACCTAAACTATTATGTGAATAATAACGGTCGTCTGGTGAAGGTCAATTTCAGTGAAATTGAGCCCTATTTGCAGGAAACACTGCAAGGGAAGAATGATATCTATATTTCACTACATGCTGAGAAATCGGTTCCGATTGAGCAGGTAGTGAAAGTGATGAATATTGCCAAACGAAATCATTATAAAATGATTTTGGCCACTAGTCCTGAACAAACCCGCTAA
- a CDS encoding MotA/TolQ/ExbB proton channel family protein, whose amino-acid sequence MINLLFLQSTDAAADTANMAAQAAQGAVELKFWDLVLKGGWIMIPIFLLSIIAIYIFVERYYAIKRAAKIDDRFIDQIKDNIHNSRFDAAIALCRTSDTPVARMIEKGVSRIGRPLNDVNTAIENVGNLEISKLEKGLPALASVSGGAPMLGFLGTVMGMIQAFYDMSNAGSNVDVSLLSSGIYQAMVTTVAGLTVGIISYFAYNILVARVEKVVFKMEATTSEFMDLLHEPAK is encoded by the coding sequence ATGATTAATCTCTTATTCCTCCAAAGTACAGATGCCGCTGCCGATACGGCTAATATGGCTGCACAGGCGGCGCAGGGTGCTGTCGAACTGAAGTTTTGGGACCTGGTCCTCAAAGGTGGTTGGATCATGATCCCTATTTTTCTCCTGTCGATTATTGCTATTTACATATTTGTAGAACGTTATTACGCCATTAAGAGAGCCGCAAAAATCGATGATCGTTTCATCGATCAAATAAAAGATAATATTCATAACAGCCGTTTCGATGCAGCAATAGCACTTTGCCGCACCAGCGATACTCCGGTTGCCCGGATGATTGAAAAGGGAGTATCGCGCATTGGCCGGCCACTGAACGATGTCAATACCGCCATTGAGAATGTTGGAAACCTTGAAATTTCCAAATTGGAAAAGGGACTTCCTGCTTTGGCCAGTGTTTCCGGAGGTGCCCCGATGCTGGGATTTCTCGGAACCGTAATGGGAATGATTCAGGCGTTTTATGATATGTCGAATGCTGGAAGTAACGTGGATGTATCGTTGCTTTCCAGCGGTATTTATCAGGCCATGGTCACTACTGTTGCCGGCTTGACTGTGGGGATTATCAGCTACTTTGCTTACAACATTTTAGTGGCACGCGTCGAAAAGGTTGTTTTTAAAATGGAAGCGACAACTTCTGAGTTTATGGATTTACTGCACGAACCAGCAAAATAA
- the malQ gene encoding 4-alpha-glucanotransferase, whose protein sequence is MKRESGILLHPTSLPGKYGIGSLGSQSRWFVDWLSVHGQKVWQILPLNPTGFNHSPYQCYSAFAGNPNLIDLDEFVSSGYLETDDLSTIPHFSSHRVDFTGAIEFRGPLLQKAFIRFRETGGFGLPEYMQFWNEHAWWLDSYSLFYACHKNLKGKNWNDWEEALATRTEGALHFYFRHFREDVEYQRFVQFVFFRQWFALKQYANEKGVQILGDIPLYVLYDSADVWANQDLFMLDEKRTPVKVGGVPPDYFSETGQRWGNPLYNWERMKERGFDWWMARIHFNLKMFDRVRIDHFRGLKSFWAIPYSEKTAVKGEWLPAMGDELFRILRDHLGNLPIIAEDLGTITDEVHALRKKYGFPGMKVLQFAFESGSDNEYLPHNYETDFVVYTGTHDNNTTRGWWKSLKTDERREALPYLPNPKEEKHWQLIRLALSSVAETAIIPFQDVLGLGERARMNTPGTVDGNWNWRFTQRELHRHHGEKLLKLTRLYAR, encoded by the coding sequence ATGAAACGAGAAAGTGGAATATTATTGCATCCAACATCCCTTCCGGGGAAATACGGAATAGGCTCACTTGGTTCACAGTCACGTTGGTTTGTTGACTGGCTGTCCGTACACGGCCAGAAAGTGTGGCAAATTCTGCCATTAAATCCAACCGGGTTCAACCATTCTCCTTATCAGTGTTATTCGGCTTTCGCCGGAAATCCAAATCTTATTGATTTGGATGAGTTCGTTTCATCAGGTTATCTGGAAACAGATGATTTAAGTACGATTCCTCATTTTTCCAGTCATCGTGTCGATTTTACCGGAGCGATTGAATTTCGGGGGCCTCTTTTGCAAAAAGCATTTATCCGTTTCCGGGAAACCGGTGGTTTTGGTCTTCCGGAATACATGCAGTTTTGGAATGAACATGCCTGGTGGCTCGATTCATATTCCCTTTTTTATGCGTGTCACAAAAATCTGAAGGGTAAGAACTGGAACGATTGGGAAGAAGCCCTGGCAACCCGTACCGAAGGCGCACTTCATTTTTACTTTCGCCATTTTAGGGAAGATGTTGAATATCAGCGATTCGTGCAATTTGTTTTTTTTCGGCAGTGGTTTGCATTAAAACAATATGCCAACGAAAAAGGAGTCCAAATTCTCGGTGATATTCCGCTTTATGTTTTGTATGACAGCGCCGATGTTTGGGCCAATCAGGACCTGTTTATGCTGGACGAAAAGCGAACACCTGTAAAGGTTGGTGGCGTTCCTCCCGATTATTTCAGCGAAACGGGCCAGCGTTGGGGAAATCCGCTCTACAATTGGGAACGAATGAAAGAGCGTGGATTTGACTGGTGGATGGCACGTATTCATTTCAATCTGAAAATGTTCGATCGGGTGCGCATCGATCATTTCAGGGGCCTCAAGTCATTTTGGGCGATTCCGTATAGCGAAAAGACAGCAGTAAAGGGAGAGTGGCTTCCAGCCATGGGAGATGAGTTGTTCCGTATTTTACGCGATCACTTGGGAAACTTGCCCATCATTGCGGAGGATTTGGGAACAATTACAGATGAGGTTCATGCATTGCGGAAGAAATACGGTTTCCCCGGAATGAAAGTGCTTCAGTTTGCTTTTGAAAGCGGAAGCGACAATGAATACCTTCCGCACAATTACGAAACTGATTTTGTGGTTTACACCGGAACTCACGACAACAATACGACGCGAGGCTGGTGGAAATCACTAAAAACCGACGAGCGAAGAGAAGCGCTTCCTTATTTGCCAAACCCGAAAGAGGAAAAACACTGGCAGCTTATTCGCCTGGCACTTTCGTCGGTCGCCGAAACGGCCATTATTCCTTTTCAGGATGTATTAGGACTGGGTGAACGGGCGCGAATGAATACTCCGGGTACGGTTGACGGAAACTGGAATTGGCGGTTTACCCAACGGGAACTACATCGTCATCATGGCGAAAAGCTATTGAAACTAACCCGCTTGTATGCACGATAA
- a CDS encoding alpha/beta fold hydrolase: MGSGPNLVILHGLYGSSDNWLTIGKHLSESYTVYLLNLRNHGDSPNADVHTFEAMSEDVAGFFEEQEMDKATVLGHSMGGKVAMHFAADYPDKVSCLIVADIAPKDYTELDRTKSNFHMHQTILELLDEIDLSRVQTRKEIDQYLATKLDAVELRQFLLKNIKRTKEGKFMWRLNVPALKKYLPQIISEVNADWFEDRKPILGYPVTFIRGLKSKYITDEDIPAIKEIYPDARIIDIPDAGHWLHAEQPKLFLQAVLSCIQAG; encoded by the coding sequence ATGGGTTCCGGCCCTAACCTGGTTATTCTGCACGGGCTTTACGGCTCTTCAGATAACTGGCTCACCATTGGAAAACATCTTTCAGAATCCTATACAGTTTACCTGCTGAACCTCCGAAATCATGGCGATTCGCCCAATGCTGATGTTCATACTTTTGAAGCCATGAGCGAAGATGTGGCCGGCTTTTTCGAAGAGCAGGAGATGGATAAAGCCACTGTTTTAGGCCATAGCATGGGTGGAAAGGTGGCCATGCATTTCGCTGCCGATTACCCTGACAAGGTCAGTTGCCTGATTGTTGCCGATATAGCTCCCAAAGATTACACGGAACTTGACCGGACCAAATCGAATTTTCATATGCATCAAACCATACTAGAGTTATTGGACGAAATTGATTTAAGCCGGGTGCAAACGAGAAAGGAAATCGACCAATATTTAGCGACAAAATTAGATGCTGTCGAATTACGACAATTTCTGCTGAAGAATATCAAACGCACAAAGGAAGGCAAATTCATGTGGCGCTTAAATGTTCCGGCGCTGAAAAAGTATCTGCCACAAATCATCAGCGAGGTCAATGCCGATTGGTTTGAAGACAGGAAACCAATTCTCGGTTACCCCGTAACATTTATCCGGGGTTTGAAATCGAAGTACATTACTGATGAAGATATTCCAGCTATTAAAGAAATTTATCCGGATGCACGCATCATCGATATTCCCGATGCCGGCCACTGGCTACATGCCGAGCAACCTAAACTGTTTCTGCAAGCAGTGTTATCGTGCATACAAGCGGGTTAG
- a CDS encoding cell envelope integrity protein TolA, which yields MSNIGKHRRGIVGTILFHGMIILLLLFFGFVTPLPLPEERGILVDFGNSATGSGAREPARRAAQAPVKKEEKKKGPVVTPPPVNKPNAQPKSTPNQGKEKVLTQDFEESAAVNSGTKKSKVDEKKKREEELARRKKLAEEKARQEEQERERQAELERQRKAAAERKKREEEQRQIAEINSRAQSAFGGGKADNGPDSKSQGVTYGGGNQGSPDGSPGANRYGNGGGSGNTYNLSGRSLVGGLPKPDFPGNEEGTVVVEITVDKYGKVTQAVPGIKGSNTMNPSLLAAAKKAALSARFNTDNNASAFQKGTITYHFVLD from the coding sequence ATGTCCAATATCGGTAAACATAGAAGAGGAATTGTAGGAACCATTCTGTTTCACGGGATGATTATCCTGTTGTTACTATTCTTCGGATTTGTTACGCCGCTTCCGTTGCCGGAAGAGCGGGGGATTTTAGTTGATTTCGGGAATTCGGCCACTGGATCGGGGGCAAGAGAGCCTGCCAGGAGAGCGGCTCAGGCACCGGTAAAAAAGGAGGAGAAGAAAAAAGGACCGGTTGTTACCCCTCCTCCGGTAAATAAACCAAATGCACAACCCAAATCGACACCTAATCAGGGAAAAGAGAAGGTGTTGACGCAGGATTTCGAAGAATCGGCTGCTGTTAATTCCGGAACGAAGAAAAGTAAGGTCGACGAAAAAAAGAAAAGAGAGGAAGAGTTGGCCCGAAGGAAAAAATTGGCGGAAGAAAAAGCCCGTCAGGAGGAACAGGAAAGAGAGCGTCAGGCTGAGTTGGAACGCCAACGTAAGGCAGCGGCGGAGCGAAAGAAAAGGGAAGAAGAGCAACGCCAGATAGCCGAAATTAATTCAAGGGCACAATCCGCTTTCGGCGGTGGAAAAGCTGATAACGGCCCCGATAGTAAGAGCCAGGGAGTTACCTACGGTGGTGGCAACCAGGGAAGCCCCGATGGGTCGCCCGGCGCGAACCGCTATGGCAATGGCGGAGGTAGCGGCAATACCTATAATCTTTCCGGACGAAGCCTGGTAGGAGGACTGCCTAAACCCGATTTTCCGGGCAACGAAGAAGGAACGGTTGTCGTTGAAATAACCGTCGACAAATATGGAAAAGTAACCCAGGCAGTTCCCGGCATAAAAGGCTCTAATACGATGAATCCCTCATTGTTGGCTGCGGCCAAAAAAGCGGCATTATCCGCCCGTTTTAACACCGATAACAATGCCTCCGCATTCCAAAAAGGAACCATTACCTACCATTTCGTACTCGATTAA